The Silurus meridionalis isolate SWU-2019-XX chromosome 26, ASM1480568v1, whole genome shotgun sequence region atgatTCTCAATAAAATGCAGGTAATGTTCAATTTTGGGGGTTCTTTTGTTCATCTGAATGggattttctctctttttttttttttttattgggtaGCTCaagtcatatttattatttttgtcattagtgttttaattcaataaaaaaatttctacccttttgtttgtttatttatttattaattatatctatattttaaaGTCAGGTTCATGTGAACGCTGCCATCTAGTTGTTAAACTGAGCGAGCCCCTCGAGTGAGGGTCCGAGCTAAAATGTTCCACAGGGGTATAATAAAAATCGAGCGATGGAATGATTTAGGGTGAAGCGCCTCCCGGAGTGACCACCGGGtgtgttttgattggcactGGCGGTGAGGGCGCTGACCTCTAATGCCATCGTAGCTGGACATGGGAAAAAGCGtggaatgaaagagagagggtTATACTGAAGGTTAGAACCTGAGAACTTGACATGATCTCCCAATGGATGGTGTCCTCAGTGAGCACATTCTTGTGAAAAAGCCAGCATCTATGGAGACGTAGTTACGCTGGgaatcttttttcatttttcaattttccatttattctgcaaaaggtacttggtgtataAAGTGTACATAATATTGATTATTTGGGACGCTGCCTCTTCACCAACCCTCtccccttttttccccccagttcGGACCCCACAAGCAAGCCTCGAGTGGGCAAGAAAGAATGTGGCGACAAATAGGATTTCAAGGGGTGGCATCACCACGGAAACACACCAAAGTCACATGGTTGGGTTTCTTTTGAAGAAAAGTCGGTGTCACAATGAGTTCCGGGCTGAGAACGCCGAGCTCTGCGGTTTACCCCAACAACACGGACGGAGACGGCATAAGCAGGGACGTCGTCTACGGTGAGATACGTGGCTACGTTACAGTCTCAGAAGTCCAGACGGCTTTTTACAAAGTGCGGTTTAGGGGTGTATATATATTGGCAcccttatatttatatatgtatagggATATgtacttataaataaataaaaagttgtgtGTGAGATAATGAAATGTTCCTTCTGTCAATGTTTAGAGTGTAAAGTGTTCAACATCTCCATACTcgctgtgtctgtgtgcgtcCTGACCGTGACAGCCGTGATGTGCTGCGTGTCCTACGTCAAACGCTGGAGGTAAAGCCCTCAGTTCCACCACATTGTTGCCCGATTTTGATTGGACAATAATTGTTATGAAAATCTGATCGTTCGCAGGCAGCGGAAGCGAGCGTGCGAATATGAAAGCGATGTGGCTTGCGACCTGCAGGAGGGCCTGCAGGTGAACCTCAAGGCCGTGCAGAGGTCACAAAGCTTGTGTAATCTACGGTCTCTGTTTCGACAAGAATCTCTCAGAAAGGACGACTCCTCCATTTACTGCATCTATACCAATCCACTTCCTGTCACGGAGGATGGCGAGGAGGATTTTACAAACACCACAGACGCCACACGGACACTTAATGACCCTAAAGATGCTATCGTTCTGGATCCGCTCACTTTTGTTATGCAGCTGTAGAACTCGAAACGTTCCAACTGGACAAGGGGGAGGGGAAATCAATTCATTTGTAGAGCTTTTTGGAGCAttccaacacacaaacacactcacacacacatagtaagTTTAGAGTAAGTGAGTTGGAATGTTCCAAGCTAAAAAATAGGGTGGCGActgtcagaggtggcaaaagtacacacatcctctacttaagtagaagtacagatcctcatgttttaaaatactctggtaaaagttgaagtactgattatacctttttactcaagtgaaagtaaagaagtcttggctctcacatgtacttaagtaaaaagtagttattacttctacctgttttagctgttaactggacctcacatcatgattgattgattgaaagaaagaaagaaagaaagaaagaatgaatgaatgaatgaatgaatgaatctatcttctggcatctaccagaagtgcaaaaagtagcaatcgtgcaaatagtgcagataaacatgtatcatatgtacagcatgtgatatgtatgtaagcatatgtacagtgattaaatataaatataaaggctatatcagtgcagagacgtgtggacatcattaagagcctttgctatgtttccacacggacagttaatgaggtgacaccggagaaactgcacctctacaagtcaagtcaagaagcttttatatataattatagacattttacagatttgaatgatgaattgtttttatttctacgatcagtaaagacagtaatttaagttcgtgtcgccattatgagggaaaaacaggaaatcggttgttcggctgataTCGgtgcgcagtgaaaataaaaaatatatttcaccaaatcaatggattaaaactaaagtaacaagcctgttttgaaaatgtaagaagtaaaaagtacagatatttgtgtaaaaatgtaatgagtaaaagtaaaaagtggagtaaaatactgataccagaaaaatctactgaagtacagtaacgaaaTATTTGTACCTCTGGTGACTATTAAACCTACATGCACTTATAGCATGCAAAATATTTGTAGATCTTaccaaaagaaaaaggaaatcaCAAGATGTAGTCAGTGGCGTTTGTTGATCTTGGTTTTATTGTATTGAAAAACAAGtgctcaagtgtgtgtgtgtgtgtgtgtgtgtgtgtgtgtgtgtgtgtgagatgcattAAGAATATTCAGAGCACAAGGTCAGAGAAAAGTCATTACCAATTAAAGAACTaggataaataaaaatgagcagAGGAGGACTATGTGATTGGCTGAGTCTCCCTGATCAGCCAATCCAGGCCCTCCTTCCTGCCCTGCCTCTCCAACTCTGCGCCAACCGTCTCACGGCACTGCCGGTGGTAGTGGTTCAGCCAATCGCGCTGCGGGGGAGGAAAaatcttttatacacatcatcGATATTGTgggtaaatgtatttttatgcaGGATGTATTTTTAGGCAGTCCACTCTTTATTCTCTAAACCTGACCACATTCATCGACTCTCCTCAAGAATGCCATGTGACACGCTGACTAATGGaattaatgaaacattttttgctAATTAAAATAAGTTTTCTAAATATTCCAAACCAGTGCAAATGAGTGTATCTGAGGCATTCATTAAAACTCTATAAATCATTGATGCCTGtgtgcccgtgtgtgtgtgtgtgtgtgtgtgtgtgtgtgtgtgtgtgtgtgttctcacctCTTTCTGCGTCAGCAGCTCAGTGTTAATCATCTTCACCTGGATGGGGACGAGCGTCATGGGCTCGAACGTCAGGCTGCCTCTGTTCCTGTAGTTATACTGAAAGAGAGATGCGTGATCACATGAACAATGTCTGGAGATACAAAAGGGTTTGCGTCGATTTGAATGAGTGATGAAGGGATGAAGTAGAGAGTTTATACTTTAGGCTTTGCTGGAACGACCAGGACAACGTTTTCCAGTCGAATGCCGAACGAGCCGTCCTCATAATATCCAGGctctggaaaagaaagaaatagaataaattgGGTGAACAATATTATACTACTTATACTActtatacacaataatatataaacagaatgaatGTAGGACCGAATGatgtttatattgtgtgtgtgtgtgtgtgtgtgtgtatataccgtCACTGAGGATCATTCCGGCCTCCAGCGGCTCATCGGCGAAGGTTTTGTAGCTGATGCCGCAGGGTCCTTCGTGGACATTGAGGAAGCAGCCGACTCCGTGTCCGGTGCCATGCAGATAATCGAGCCCTGACTCCCACAAAGCAGCACGAGCAAACGAGTCTAACAGgtgacctacacacacacacacacacacacacacacttaaatgaCCCTTGTCTTTTGGATGGTGTTCATTATTTGCATTGAATGACTTTAGTAATTTGAATTGATTAAATGTGTTcctattcatccatctatcaatcCATCCAGCTACCTTTAGTTCCATTGGGGAAAACAGCAGCACTGACGGCGATGTGGCCCTTCAGGACATACGTAAAGcattcctaaaaaaaacaaaataaaaatacagttgcTGTTACTCTTCACTCCCTGCAGAGGGAGCCATAAGACAGAACTGACCTCCTTCACACATCAGACGACACTTTATCACCATCTACAGGTCAGTCTGgtcactacacacacctacagtgTGAATTTCGTGTTTCGGGGTGTTTATGCTCACCTTCTCGTAGTCGGTCGGGGTTCCGAAGTGCACCGTCCGCGTCACGTCCGTCGTTCCGTCCCTGTGCACGTGAGGCAGTCGAGAAAGCTACATTAATGCATGTCTTATTTGCGTCATTAAATTGAAACGCGAGGATGTTTGTGCGTACATGTACTGCGCTCCGGAGTCGATCAGGTAAACCTCGTTCATCGTCAGGGTCCTGTTGGTCTCAGGAAGTGGTCTAGGAAGCAAATCAGTGGTTTTAAATATTCggtcataaagaaaaaaaaagaaaaactatatggacaaaattattgggacagcTGACATATGTGcctcttccacaaactgttaccacaaaggtgGAGGAACTCACCGGTATACAGAGCGTCTACGCATGAACAATTttccttcacctgaactaggagacctgccTTATGTACTAATGCCCttatgtctgaatgagcacaaatctccacaaaatctagtggtcTTCACAGAGGAGAAGAGTGGAATGAAAGCTCATGGGGGGGTTGAAGGACACACACCGGTAATGAATGATGGCGCCGTTCGGTCCCACGCTGGAGATGGTGGGAAAACTGAGACCGACAAAGTCCTTCTGTTGACTGGAAATAAATCACAAGAAGGATAAAAAACGATCTCGTTAATAtcgatgtttttttaatgacgCATGTGCAAGagggttaaaaatatatatatattaacctcCGCAATTCCTCGGCTTTATCCGCCGCAGAGATCTCGGTCACGGTACCTTTCGGAATCTGGTGGAAAAAGGAACGTGAAtgaatcaacacacacacacacacttaatagcAGCAAcatgaaataattattattatgtaaaggTGTTAAGGGGATACCTCTTTCTCCAGCCAGGAAAAGAGCTCGCAGAGTGCAACAGCATCTTTAATCTGAAAAGTCGAAGGTAAATTTTGCGCTTATCTGAGGAGGCATCATGTGACCATACACGGTTATTTAGATCATTAGTTCTCTGACTTGTCCTTACATGCGCCATCTTCATCCCCTGGATCTCAGTGGGGTTCTTCACGGCTTTGGCCAGACACAGAGGCGTGTACGGGATTGGAGATCTGTGGATCTGAGGGAAAACGTCCTTCaccatattgccaaaagtattgggacacttgcctgtgggtgtgagagagagtttgaCTGACCTTCGGGATGGCCTGGGTGAGAGCGCAGCTGGCCTTGTCGCTGATCCACACCTTGTCTTTAGGGCCGAGAGCCGAGCACACGGCCTGCAGCTCCAAGTACACGCTCTCGTACGgtaaacactgcacacacagCTCAGGCTTAGCGGCCGTGTCCAGCTCCAGGTGCTGCCTCACCGCTGGGTGCTCCAGACGCTTCCCTTCCATGAACAACCTTCAGCAGGACCACAGCGTTTTACATCAatccattaataaaaaaaggaaaaagatcaATTTTGTGCTGACTGAGCAGCAAGCATGTTCTTCTTACCGTATGCTGTCGATCCCGATGATGGCGTACGCGAAGAACACAGGGTTGTACTCGATGTCTGAGCCTCGCAGGTTAAAAAGCCCTGGGAATAAAGTCGAGTATTCGTACCTCACTTACTTTGAGGACATTTCAAGAACTTTGTTCAAGAACTTCACGTTTCGGTTCAATGTCGGTACGTCAGAAGAAACCATGCACACCATAAAaatgcttgtcgttttttttatattattattattatttttattattaaattagtaaaagacaggaggtggagctggaggtagcagagctgaagatgttgagatgttcattgggagtgacgacgatggacagaattagaaatatgtttattagagggacggcgcatgtaggacgttttggagacaaggtgagggaggtgagattgagatggtttggacatgtgcagaggagggacatggggtatatcagtaggagaatgctgaggatggagacaccaggaaggaggaaaagaggaaggaggaggtttatggatgtggtgagagaagacatgcaggtagttggtttgaaagagtcaGATATAGAGGACGGGGTATGGAAACGCATGATGCACTGTGGTGCCCCCTAGtggaagaagccgaaataaaATGATGATTTATATTGCTACAGTGACAATGACAAAACCGAGGACAATCTGGCGATATGGACatatactcaatttaatcaatataatgaaaaagtgttttgcattcatttgatttattctactttattttttaaatattgaattttttgTTAATGTGGGATGGAGACTTTGTATCCGTACATAAAATAGAATTGGGTACATGTGTGCACTGTAACGAAAGACCTGTAAAGAAACGGTTCGATACGAAGTTGATTAGTTGATAACTAATAAAGgtagagatgtgtgtatagattagcaacaaaaaaataacaagctGCTGTTATTCAAGAAGAATTAAACCATTCTGGGATGTGCCTTAATAAGAAAATGATCCATTTCTTTTATACTTCTTATGTTCTCATgttttaagagagagagagagagagagagagagagaacaaaaaatgGATCTGTAATGTAGGGGTGTAAACTTTTGCACTCGCCTGTATGTAGCATTTTAAGATGTTTTTCGACGACCGTGTAAACATAATTTTCCTCTTTGTGGATCTACCTCAAGTGAGGAATAACCAATAACGTGCGTGTAACACAATAACGTGTGCGcacctctgacacacacacacacacacacacacacaggaatttaTCCCACATTGAATTTACAAATTTGCCATGATCATCAATACCCCACTCAATAAACAAGACGAGAGGAGGCTGAGAACTGTGTCGTGATCATGctggttctcacacacacacacacacacacacacacacacacacacacacacacacacacacacacgggcttTACTGATACAGACATGCGATCTCGTCCAGGGCCGTCACCACGAaccaggagatcttcctctcagCCATCTTTGCCCTCAGCTGCAGGATCTTGTCCTGCCAGGTCAGACCTGATCAACCACACACAGCTATTTATAATCACTTCTTCTCCAttagattatatttattgtgtgtgtttgtttgtgttctgaCCGGTATATCGGAGCCCCAGGACGCTGAGCTGAGTGCTGGGTCGAGCAGGTCGCTCCTCCCAAATTGCGTCGATGAGGTTTTTTGGAACGGCAACCAAACTGTGTCCGGCGCCGCTCAGGGCCTTCGCCATGCTTTTCCACTGATCTGGAACATACAGAACGTTAACATTCCGCTCGCGTTTCTACGCGTACCGAATTTGTGAGCGTTTGTGAATGAATCGAACCGGCAGCGATGATCCAGGGGTCGACTCCCACTTTGGAGTTTTCCGGCAGGACGCCGATGAGCCAGTCCTCCTGGGTCGGGGTCTCCTTCAGGCCTGGAGGAGGAAGACACGGGGACGTCAAAGTGTCGTCTCAGAAACAGAACCGTGACATAACCAGTTAGATGATGACATTTGAAATAGACAAGTATTTACCCATCTTCATCAGTGTCCAGTTATTGTCCATCTGCTGGCTGGCCTGCAGGAAGTAGCGTCCATCCGTCCACATGGCGGCGTGATGCTCAGTTACAATAGCAGtgcctggaacacacacacacacgggtgtacacaacagaacacacatggatggaaaaataaacagtaaccacgtagaaataatacaatacaagaTGTCTCAGCCTTGAgaaccagaacacacacacacacacacacacacacacacacacacacacacacacacacacgtacctgCTGAGCCGTTAAATCCGCAGATAAACTCCGTCTACAGTCACATGGCGCGATGTATTCGCTCTGTAAAGAACAAACAGATGGAATTTAATAGCCATGATCCTAaagtacactatataaacaatagTTTGTTCACACCTGAGAAGAATAATGCgaatctcattccacatttagtgcccattTCACTCGTTTTCTATAGGGTTTGAACTCTATCTTCGACGTCCTATACAACCGTGTGCCTCTAAGTTTGTGATACCATACGGTggaggctggaaaagttaggtgtccTGATGCTTTTGTCCAACTTCTCCACAATTATGACTGAGtgtccttttgtttgtttcatcatTAGCAAgcaaaagacaagaaaaatacaaattggCAATTAAAGAGAAACACGCAGACGGCGACAGGTGGACCTTGAAGTTTGAGCCACGTCTCGTGCGCAATCAGGCCTTAATTAGCCTTAATCTCAACTGTCAGTGGGAAAGGGGGGGGTTATGGCGCTCTCAGAGGACACACGTGATCAGGTGATTTCACAAACACACGGTCTGACACATCTCTCGCACACACGTACACATCCGCATCTTacgtgtataaaaaaaagagacacgGTTCGGAAGTTACGTTCGCATTAAAATATCTTTCCTCAGATATTCATCAGAACAGACATTCGATTGGCTCACTGTTGAAGCGCTGCACATGTAAATGAGACGTATGGAGGTTTAAAGTGGGGTACGCATACACCGTGCAAATGAGGCGCTATGGGGTAGAGCAGGATTCCGGCGTGACGTCTTTCACGTGTCACACGGTTGGCTTTAACCTGCGTTCGATTCCACACAGTACGCAGTGAAAAAGTATTGCAGATAGATATTGTATTTTGGCTGTGTGAGATCGTATCGTTCCGACTTTTAGAAGCGCTATAAACAACATTCTCACCTGGTGGGCGTCTCCTGAAGGGATGATGTAGGCATGGATGGGGTCGGCAAAGTGTTTCCCATTCTTCATGGCCTGCCTCAGGTTCCTCAGCAGCTCCACCGTGATCTTCGGGGACATGGCGGCGTctgcacacaatacacactcctCCGTAAGTCCGTAGGTCTCATGACATTCTGGTCACTCGAACATTTATGTTATTCACAAGGTTAGAAATCGGAGAACTCATCAATGTGTGaatcatttctgttttatatatattacctgTGCTCATGATTGGGTTCTAGCTCGGATTTTCTCTAAGGTCTGAGAAACGTCAGTGCACAAGGAGCTCAAAGTCTGACTGTACTCAGGTCTTTGGTCTCGAAGTCTCATAAAATGTCCAACTCTCTGGTTAAACATTGATTCACTGTAATACTTTACATGCCACTTAAAGTTGATAAAAAGATGATTGCCTAATATGAGCCACGCATCAAAGATGCTTTTCTCATACATATTTAGTttgttattacattgtttaCTTTGTAATATCCATTAAAAACTGATCAGCCAtaccattatgaccacctgcctaatattgtgtcggtccccttttgctgccaaaacagtcgtgacctatcaagcatcaacagcatgaacttcttcagcagtttgaacAACAGGAGCTCGGTGCATCAGTGATCCTGGCGCCaggtcaccactgttccttccttggactacTTTTAATAGGTACTGACCACTGCAggccaggaacatcccacaagagctgtgGTTTTGGAAATGCTCTCCATCTCCTTCTCTCAAACATGCTCCTCAAGTACCACTGACCACTCATTCTGTTCCTTACTTCGTTCCACTTCCACCTGATTCATCTCTAAGCCCTACCACTTTGGAGACCACTCTGCAGCTGAAGATGGATTCAtctgaacagcctaaagatccaagaagttactgagcaactcaagaactatgagaGTGGATTCGAACTAAACAGTTCAGGACCGAGGTTTGCACCAACAGCTCTTCGTTTAAGCTGCTATCACTGAACATTACATCTCCACAATGATggataatgaatagacattctgTGAGGAGTAtgaggttctcttttgagtctggtttcttcctcagaacaTCTCAAAGAGGTTTTTCCCTGCCACTGTCACCATCGGCtcactgtttatattttataacatgtatctctgtaaagctgctttgggatgaatatctATCATTAAAAGCGCTCACAGTGAACTGAAGAGGATCTGTGAATGAGACAACGTCATCCAATCACATTAGCGGAAACACGCCGCAggtctctgattggctggattTGGGCGTGACGCCGGACGacgaggaaaaacaaaaacaagctgcCTAAATAGTAAAGCACTCGCATCGCCGTTAGCTTTTATActaatatgtacatttaatcCTGAAATACGACGATTAATGATCGTTACTTTGAGCTAAGATACGGATTTATTCCGAATTTAAAGAAAATCTTCCCTGATcataaagagagaaataaaaatcataaaccACTATATTACtactataatatatttatatttttatttaaaacttatCTGTTTACTAGCTGGATCTTGCTGACtgatgaaaaataattaaagcccagcaaaacatacacgcGCGACAACAGAACCCACCGCCCGCTCGAACCGAACCATTTCCGGTTCCTGTCGTCGGATTTTCGCGCTGTTTGGGAAAACGACACCGCACGTGTATGAGATTTACCTTTAGAACTCGTCTCGATGGAATAAAAAACAGCCCAAATCAGTAGAAGCCACTACAGCATCGTGGGTTCATTTGTTAAACCAGGAGGCCGCCATGTAAAGGCGTCTACGTGTGCGGTCACGTGATCAGCCCGCACTTCCAGTAGCGTCCCAGAGCGCGGGATACGCCTTCTTTAATGCAAATGAGCTCAATATATACCACCCCATCGCATAACGCgttcattattatttacattattttacattttgtatatagctttattcattttttggCTACCAATGATATGGGGAAAAACATAAAAGAGTACAGGACGGGTCAAGGCAGGCCAAGACAGGAGAGAACTGGACAAGTCAGGCCAAGACAGGGAGGGGAGGACAGGACAAGGCAGGCCAAGACAGGGGAGAACTGGACAAGGCAGGCCAAGACAGGGAGGGGAGGACAGGACAAGGCAGGCCAAGACAGGGGAGAACTGGACAAGGCAGGCCAAGACAGGGAGGGGAGAACTGGACAAGGCAGGCCAAGACAGGGGAGAACTGGACAAGGCAGGCCAAGACAGGGGAGGACAAGACAGGAGAATACAGAATAAGACAAGGCAGGTCAAAACAGGAGAGAACTGGACAAGGCAGGCCAAGACAGGAGAGAACTGGACAGGACAAGACAGGAGAATACAGAACAAGACAAGGCAGGTCAAAACAGGAGAGTATGGGACAAGACAGGAGATTACAGGACAAGATGGGAACAAGGAAGGACAAAACAGTGCAGTAAAGGacactacaatacactttttacgctggatgcccttcctaactcaaccctccccatttatcagttcttgggaccggcactaagagtgcactggcttgtgcaaccctaacaGCTGGGTTGGTTCCCTGCCTGGGGATCAAACCCTGTCTGAGTCTATACTATAGTTAAACTACGATAATTCAACATCAGGCCAAGAGACTTGTAGTGAGGTATTTCTGTATTATCCATCGGTTTTGTTCTTGGTAGTCCAAGGCCTCTGAATATTCAAATCTTTTCTTTGCCTTATAAAAAAGTCCTAAAAGTGATATCCACAGTAATGCTATCCATTAGGAGATGTCATATTTAACagtgtttggggaaaaaaatactcTTCAGGAGGGGGTGAGAAATAGGTAGCCTTAGGAAGGGCTTATAATTAGTTGAGTGAGATGTGTAGAGAGATAAGAAATGCTAAAATGTATAGGACCCGATGTCCTGTCTCCTGTGCTGAAGTGTCCTTTACTGCcctttactactactacttttgTCTTGTCCTGTCCTGTACTCTCCTTCTTTCCAAGCCTCGTACTGTCTGGAACTCTCCCGGGTTGTCCTGTACTCCTTACGTCCTCTGATCTGTCCCGTCCTGTACTCCAGGACCAGGGTTGAGAACCTGTGCACTAGGGGGCAGTGGAGGGCAGggaaatattttattgtgtCAAAAATGTTGTGAAATCTTGTGCATGTGTAAAACATGTAATCCAAGTATAAGTCTTATGCAAGATTGACTAACAATTAGCCCTGTTTTCAGTACATTTGTTTcaaatatttggttttaattCGACTTTAAGACTTGACATCCACATAGTCAGCATAGTTACAACATACAAAGcgtgttcaattcaattctacattcaacacacatttcttactttttaatgcaaaatgaaGGATGCACTGGGGCTGATTAGTTTTCTTTGGGAACACAAAATATACAATCACATGAgtgtagaaataaaaaacacaaacagtaaaCCATTTCCAGCAAATATACAGTTAATTGTAACagtgaaaagtgaaaaataacaaaacttAATTTTTCTCTAAATCTAATATTCTTTACAGCAGTTGATTTCAAGTGGTTTAAACTCTTTGACATTCAATCAGTGCAATCGAGTCAAGCAGGGTTCCTGTAGCTGTAAATTCAGTAGCGTGACCTCACTGAGACGTCCAGCGCACGACCAGAGAGTGCAGAAGGTAAACGGCGGCAAGGAAGATGTGTGATGAAAGAAGTCCTGGAACGCCACCTAAAAAAATCAGATGAGTTGATATTCTTAgtgttttctcttcatttccacTTCCCTTTTTATACACGTACCAATAAACGTCCTGTCCAAATAATGTGAATGATGGTGACCTGAAGATCAGGTGAGACTTACTTTTTGTACACCATTCAGTCTGCCTGTACATGCCCATCTTCTCGCTGTCCTTTACAGCAGATAGCTTCTTCAAACTGATGTCCCCTGTGGGTCAACAGTCAGAGATATTGCACAgaacttttgtacatcgctctggataaggacgtctgctaaatgctgtaaatggaagctaaaaacaaacaagactgAAAAAGTTAGCTTTGATGCTAATTAGCTAGCTTTTGAGCTACAGTtggtataatatattatattttttttctattcgcTTTGGCCTTTTGTCGATAACGAGACGGTGTTTTCTGtcaataaatatatagttttcaaatgtatccagatCAGTCTAGACGTAGCCTTAGAACAGCTAATCGCCTGCTGTCATTGGGCATTTATAGTTATTGCATT contains the following coding sequences:
- the si:dkey-246e1.3 gene encoding uncharacterized protein si:dkey-246e1.3 translates to MSSGLRTPSSAVYPNNTDGDGISRDVVYECKVFNISILAVSVCVLTVTAVMCCVSYVKRWRQRKRACEYESDVACDLQEGLQVNLKAVQRSQSLCNLRSLFRQESLRKDDSSIYCIYTNPLPVTEDGEEDFTNTTDATRTLNDPKDAIVLDPLTFVMQL
- the xpnpep1 gene encoding LOW QUALITY PROTEIN: xaa-Pro aminopeptidase 1 (The sequence of the model RefSeq protein was modified relative to this genomic sequence to represent the inferred CDS: inserted 1 base in 1 codon) produces the protein MSTDAAMSPKITVELLRNLRQAMKNGKHFADPIHAYIIPSGDAHQSEYIAPCDCRXEFICGFNGSAGTAIVTEHHAAMWTDGRYFLQASQQMDNNWTLMKMGLKETPTQEDWLIGVLPENSKVGVDPWIIAADQWKSMAKALSGAGHSLVAVPKNLIDAIWEERPARPSTQLSVLGLRYTGLTWQDKILQLRAKMAERKISWFVVTALDEIAWLFNLRGSDIEYNPVFFAYAIIGIDSIRLFMEGKRLEHPAVRQHLELDTAAKPELCVQCLPYESVYLELQAVCSALGPKDKVWISDKASCALTQAIPKIHRSPIPYTPLCLAKAVKNPTEIQGMKMAHIKDAVALCELFSWLEKEIPKGTVTEISAADKAEELRSQQKDFVGLSFPTISSVGPNGAIIHYRPLPETNRTLTMNEVYLIDSGAQYMDGTTDVTRTVHFGTPTDYEKECFTYVLKGHIAVSAAVFPNGTKGHLLDSFARAALWESGLDYLHGTGHGVGCFLNVHEGPCGISYKTFADEPLEAGMILSDEPGYYEDGSFGIRLENVVLVVPAKPKYNYRNRGSLTFEPMTLVPIQVKMINTELLTQKERDWLNHYHRQCRETVGAELERQGRKEGLDWLIRETQPIT